The sequence TATGGACGAGTATTGAATACAAATGATGTTAGAATAAATGATAACTTGATGAAGGTCATGATAATTTATCAACCTTTCTTTTGAACTTATTCATTTTTATCTCAAACAAATGTTACTATGTTCAGTCAGGGAAATCAAAATGAGTATACAATGAAAGCATTTCCGTTCGTTGTTTATGACATTCAATCAACcgcccatttaaaaaaaatgtaatttacatATCACTTCATTCGATATATCATTTCATATGAGTTTATATTACCTTGGAATTAAGTACTTTTTCTAATTCTATTTTCCCTTATATTAAATGAAAGTGTTGTCAAATATGTATCCAATCAATTAGATGATCAGTCGTTAAAACTTGTGAGCTCATCGTCTTAAATAGTTGAATTGCCCAAAATTAGGACTGCAAATAAAAGCAAATATGTTATCACGTTCAATGGTTCACATTCCACATGTAAGAAATGTCTAtgcaaagtcaggaatatgacagttgttttcctttcgtttgatgtttatgagcttttggttttgccatgaGTTCTtttgggactttccgttttttaattttcattggagttcgatttttttgttatttttaccttttacactattaatatacgtttatgcaattaaaattaatgtgagttcattattattcgttggagaCCAATTGTCGTGGAGTGCTCGATACTGGGAAACCACGAATTgaaatgttcaatgaattacaattgttttaaaggaattttatgcagactttgtcaaaaccacgaaataaaatatctacGAATATGCAAGTTCCCAGAAAACCACAAAATTTGGTATCCACGAAAACTAATGAATCGACAGTCGTTTTATTTAAGAGAAATACCTTTTAACATTTCGTTGATGTAACCATTGTAATACCATATTCTGTCGTTATCTTCTAAAGATGTTCCATCGTCAGAGAATCCATTTTCAGTAACATAAATCTCAGGAGAGTTGTATCTATCTTTGACCCATTTTAATAGTCGTCTTATTCCCCAAGGGTTTCCTCTCAACCAGCCAGACTGTgatcttataaataaaaaacaaatattacaactATTTCATAATGCTAACATCTTTTTTGAAATCAtgataacttttttatattttatggacAGTTTGTGTTGTGATAGTTTTATCTTTTAAGGGTATCCACTTTGTTATAAAGTTATTTCAGTAGGCTAAAGTAAGGCATCAGAAGTAAATCAATGTTCAAATCTCGTCAACTGATTAGGTCGAGATTTGACACAAAGATAATCTAGGAGAATCGCATGAACCCCCAAAATAGCGAGACCGGTTTAGTATACAGAGTAACCGTCTCCGTCCAGGAATGCGTCACGTCATATGCTAATTTACACTCATTAAAAACATCACAATCGATAAAACATCAGATCAAAGGACCTGTctcttcaaaacaaaattaataatttggaTTTTCTTTTACTGATGTTGGAAAATGACCCATACCGTCTCCTTTGGTTTAGTATATCGTTTTATTCTGATCACAACGTTTATCTCTTCAACATAGCCTTTTATTTAAGAGGCAAGCAACGTGGTATACATCAAACAGGATTATACCGGAATTTGTCGGGGAAACAATACTTTTAAGTAAAACACAATCGATTTCtagtctttaaaaatatttcgtGAAAATTTCATagcaaaaaaaattgttaatgtacatgtttaataaaatcaaatcatttaacaaaatgttcATACTACTATGTGGTAATAATTTTCAGATGCATGAAAACAaatcagttaaatttcattgGTCAGCAATTAACCTTTAACATGTGTCATCGcccaataatattaaaaatcattaatttttagTGAGAAATGGAAATTGGAAAATTCGAATATTGAAAACATAACGTTTGTCATATGTTCTaggttgaataaaaaaataaaaacactaagtttaataatttcttgcgtccaaagcgtttttctggatttacctttatcagaaacgctcaaagccaaacagaAATAGATCAAGTTATACAGCTGACCTTCTGGTTTCAGTAATATATTCTAAATTTCAAGCTCACTTGGATATAAAATTTATGAGATGTAAGCACACACATTAAAATGTAGGTTATTAGTGTGAGTGACAGAACATCATCaattcttttgtttacattgctTACACATTTCCTTTCTCTGGTTACTAGATTATAAAGGGAAACTTTATGTTTCCTTTCAGTTGTATATCGTATGTGGAgctcttcatatttttatatgcaatattAGTTTTGGGGTACTGTCTCATTGTTATTAAACTTGCACTTCATTTCATTCAAAACGTTTTGAAGTCAGCAACAAATATATTACTTACTCCCTCCAGCATGAACTGTACGATACATCAATATCCTGATCTCGTTCATAATGTGGTTCCTCAACAGACTGTTCCTTCTGGGAGACAAGATTTGTTGTATAATGGTTGATACCTATAAAGTCTGCAGCTCCTTTTTTGCAAGATAACATGATAATTTAATTAATGCTATCAGAGAACTGCAGAGTAGTAATGATTTAATCTTTCCAACATACTCATCGACGACAAATAatacaaatgttatataaattgaTGTATTCTATACTTACACCGTATTGTTTATTAACGTGactattattttataataataaacaatatatcaAGAAGCGGTGGTAATAACATGTATCAACACCAGTCCATTTGGACCTATCAGTCACTTTAATCATTTAtacagataaaaagaaaaatcatttaacAGGGGACAAAATTAGAATTCATGTTGTATTGCTCCTAAACAAAAAGTGTTTTCCCTTAATAAATTCATTGTTCAATCTTTAGCAATTTTTGTAGGATATTTAAATGATAAgcactttagttttttttatctttagagATGTCTTCAAAAGAGTGTTCTATATTCAGGATAAGTTGAATTCTTAAATCTCGGTAAACATCACAGTCTATCAAGAAAAGGCGAATGCAAGTGCGATCAGCTTATGGTTCTCAAACGAACCGTCCTGTTTTGATCATCAAAGTAATTAAGCCGCATCTTAATCGTGCCGGTACAGAAAGTTCAACACGAGTTAAATGTGTTATATATCCGCAAGTTTGGAAGGTTTGTAATGTAtggacaaaatagaaaaattaaccAAATCTATCTGCCATTTCAGAAGAAACATAACATCTAGTTTAACGTATAACtacctttattttgttttaattcttcATCAGTGAATTCCGGAAGCCTTGATGTTAATAGTCCTTGTTTCATACTCTTTGATTTGATCGTTCTCTTCATGACAGCTGGATAGTCACCATTACCAAAAATAGGATTAGCAAACCACCCAAGTTTGAATTGGAGTGCCCTTTCTGCTGCAGCTCTATCCCACAGAGTATCTTCTCTAGGTTCCTTCCAATCACAGTCTAATGTTATACCTACTTTACCTGAATCATAACATccgaaaaaatatcaatatttaaaccAAATAAGTATTCTTCTATTTATTTGCAATTTACAAACCAAATCATATCTTGAATTGTACATAACATGTGAAATACACAGATCATCAGTTACACTTTAAATTCtcttagagaaaaatatttaaaataatcaatatatgCTTAGAAtaagtataacaaaaataccgaactccatggtaaattaaaattacttaaataaaattgagaatggaaacggagacaacaaccctaccatagaagaaaacaacagcagaagatcaccaacaggtgttcaatgcagcgagaaactcccgcaacGGAGGCGTCTATCAGCTGGccccaaaacaaatatacactagttcagtgataatgaacgccatactaacacaagaaaccaaaattcaaataatacaagagtaacaaatgccagaggctcctgacttgggacattgaaactgacaaaatcaaccATACGTTTTAGCTAGCTGAAATTTAGGAGAGCCGTTTCtagttcatttatattcaaatagcCCAAAACTGACATAATAGTTCAACGTGACAATAATTGGGAACCAGGAGTCAATGTCGTGTAGACATATTACATTTGGTTGCAACAATAACTTGTTTCTGAAAAACGATCACAACTGcagtatcaaaatattaaagtttctCATAATGAAATGAAACACAGTCACCCTGAAGGTAAAGTGAAGAATGGGACCGAAAATCATCCAAAATGTATATTATGCGTATTTATGAAGCGCACATGCAAATAGCAATAGTTGCTATAGTCAGCAATGATTTAAGCAAcgattatttttcatatataattgttaaataaatgttataaaacaaatatttcagtttaagaatataaaaacaaaacaatcaaacattttttaaacaacaagaTGTGTCAATtgacaacaatataaaaaaaataggacaaaacatataatatatataaatcaaacacTCCCAACCATTGCCACCTAACCTCCTCCCATTTATAAACCAACAATATTAATTTAACAGAAAGAAGCTTTTTACAAACCTACCATTAAAATGTGAACGAAAATGATCATTATATGTATGGTAAGCTTTAACATGTGATCTGATGATGTTATGAGTAACAGTATATACAGTAGAGCCAGGTTCACTGATACCTGGAGCCATTACTCCAATGCCATGACCCAACCAACTAACAACAAACGGCTCGTTGAATGTTATCCAAAGTTTTAcctgaaatatttgtaaagagTAACACGATAAAAAATGCATGCTAAAGTGATTTTTAGTGAACATTTTTCGATTCTATTAGCTGAATTCATTCGCAACTTAATCCAGAATAACAATAGAAACTATatttgaaattagttgttaGTACTTAAACACGTgtatcaatttttgatgaacttatgtgtttttttttatttttaaagaaaatataatgtcAGCCATCAATCTATATCATTCGTTTTCAATAAAGCTGTTTACAAGTGCACTTTAATTGTTAGCAGGCTTTTTGCTGTTCAAAATATTCGGCTTTTAGTCTCTGGACGTCATAATGTACTGTTATAAAAACGCATTCCATAATGAGTTTCccattcattttataaatttatatctattataactgattacaaattattatttgtattaaaatatttgtttccaaACATTTCTATGTAGAAGTAAATATATTGCTTTATGGTTATATTCTATTGACTTACTCTATCTCCGAACATACTAAAACATAAGCGAGCATAATCGTTAAAATATTCTATGATAGCTTCATCTTTAAAGCCTCCTTTATCCTGAAGTCCCTGTGGTAGATCCCAGTGATAGAGAGTAACCATTGGTTCAATGTTGTTTGCCAGGAGTTCATTTATAAGATTATTGTAATAGTCGATACCCTTTTGGTTAACCGTTGCTAGGGTACCATCTGCCATTATTCTGCTCCAGGAAAGGGAAAATCGGTAGTGTGATACCTGTAATGGAATCAGAAAAACATGTTTCTTACTCATTGAAATGAAGCTGAAATTTGGAATGACTTAAAGCATTATAATTCTGTGACGTAACAGGCACGTAAGTTCCTCATATCTATAAAGAACACCATACTTACTACTGAATACTTAGGCATTAATATATATTGTCTGGCCAAACAGTATGGCTGATCTCTGATGTGTTTgatacagtttaaaaaaaattttggtcTTTGGTTAATTTTCTGTATCGTTTACAATTGTATGAAATTGTATTCTCTCATCCTATTTTTTCCTCAGGTGTACGTTTATAGAAATGAGTTAATGCACGTGAGAAAAAAATTTGCTTGATTACATGTTATCAAactgaaaacaattttttaatacattaaaGTATGGAACCTGTGAAAATAAGCTGTTTGACGTATCTTGGCTCACTTTAAACCAGACGCCTAGTATAGTTGGGGAGATGCTTACTTATAAATAGATTAAGTAGATATACAATTCCATGATATTCTCAGACCGTATTTAAACAAAGAGAAATCACACCATGAGATAACTTACTCCGAGTGACTTCAACATCTGaacatcttctttatatttatgGTAACTATCGCAAGCAACATCTCCTGTCTGTTTATTGACAATACGTCCAGCATGGGAGTAGACGTCCCATATACTTGGTCCTTTTCCTAGAAAGCGACACAATGCATAATGATTTCCACAGAATTTTGTGTCTCGGCAGTAATTGCTGCTGCTGTCATAGTTAAAAGTATTGTGGTTCCCAAATTATAAGTCCATTTATCAGTTACATACCgaagataattgaaaaaaatcagactAGTGAAGATTTAACAAAGCTTGTGATGTGTAAGAACTTTAACTATGAAAAAAACTGAATTCGTTCTTATCAACGACAAAAAATTCTatccaagaaaaaaaaaatcataaagattTTACAGAAAAGATTACTgatgtatgaaaaaaattacacaGAATGAACCTTAATGCTGACGCCGCTTTGCCGACGGAAAGAAGATTCCTATTTCTCTTTTccgtgagagagaaaaaaaacatcatgggCTCGGCAAAAATAAAGCGTATGTAATATTGCTTACACCATATTTCATTAATATCaacataatatttaatattttaacaacggtattgaaaagtaaaatcacaaaaatactgaactcagaggaaaatcaatttggaaagtccataatcacatggcaaaatcaaaaaacaaaacgtatgtattaatacacaaacataaatcATTGCATGCATACATACCATCTTCGTTCCACCCGCCTTCTATCTGGTATGCAGATGTTGCAGCTCCCCAGGCAAAATCGTTTTCAAAGGTTCCATGCATAAAGGAATCTCTATCAACTAAATCTAaattaaacacatttcaatcttaaaggggcactagctacgagatatataaaaatcttAACTAAGTATTAGGAGGACAACTCGATAATTAGttagatggcgtctagactTAATTACACATGAAACGAAGCTACATATTCTTGACCTTATGCCATTCAAATTGCTTATTTTAGTCATTTAAtgatttggataaatgtttaacattgttattaatcaaatattagaatttgaattaaataagtgaccatgaatttgacagctcgTGCCCCTTTAAACATCAGGTTGTAAAATGAGTGACGATCAAATAGAtgtatctttatatataaaattcttataatttatacataaaGACTCGTAAAATGCAACCGCTTTTTGTTTCTTATCATTCACTTCCAACAGAATTGCGATCTTTAAAccaaaattttgtcatactaGTTGTTATAGTCCGCTCTTTCTTAATTATGTCTGTTGTCCTGCATTTTTGTTTCATTCCACAGGCAAATTGGGAATTccacattcatttttttattaagggTATTTAGCTCCCTTAGGTTCGACAGTTGCATTGAACCTtttcagttttatattttgtttcagtttccatttgtttactattatgtcatgttttctctttctctgtaacatgtgttttatttataaatattgagtGTATACATGCGCTCGTTTGAGAAAGACAGTGACATATAAGAACAACCTTAGATGTGTGTTTTACTTTTATCCATTCATTACCTTGTCGTACATATCTCATATCCCAATTTCTTGGAAATCCGTTATATTTCACCAGATCTGTGTAAAAATGAGCTGATGCCTTCGGAATTCTTGGTCTATCTGATCTTTCGTAGTCCACTTTGAAAAGTCCAAACTTTTCAGAATATCCTGCTCTCCATTCCAAATTATCCATCAGCGACCATGCTGTGTAACGTTTGATATTGGTGCAGCCATCTAATTTAATTGCTAAAATAATCGAAAGGATATGTGACTATAGAAAATCGTGTGAACATTTTAATGCTACTTTTCTCAGTGGGAATCATGCAATACCTCCTTATTAGTTGATTGTAAGGAAAATAGAAACTATGCATTTAGTTGATATTCTTCTTTGATATCGATGTATCGTTGTGTAGACTATACTAGTATAGTGTATATAACACAGTATATAAGCAATCgagtatacatgtacttcaattAGTTAATACATCCAGTTAATAACTCCTTAACTTGCACATATCAATATGGGTAAAGGACTTCTCCGGTCATAAAAGTTGCACTCGGTGGGTGTTGTCAAGTTTGGGATATTCTTAGTAAGGAATGTCGAGAAACTGCAAAGTTATTTGAATAACTGAGAAGTTAATACAAAAGGAAATACATTATTGATCGTCAATTATGTTCGCTCTCCGAAAAGTTGCAACCTAATTGGCAGAATGTCTGTATTTCACATACTACTTAttcaattcaataaaattttaattacgtTTTCAATGTTCTAACAATTTTCCATCCTACCTCAATTATTGATTGAAAGTTTGATGTATTAACTAACAATACACATTTCAAATAtgattatcatatatatatatattattaattcgtatattttaacaaatttgattcgtttagggatagtcacatgttaaactatattttcgaaggtagagagaaaacggcgatagcaaaaagcatattgaccggcaaaaagcatatcgcacggttatttttagaatatctaaaaaccgatatactttgtgacgtcatgtaataaatttcaggatattgtttaacgttttgaatcacatgatatctgtgatcgattatttgacgaaaaaaatcttcaattacacaagatgtaaaaaaaaaaggtaaatgaaataacaactgaTATGTTGctattgtcaaggagacaatgtaaaatctataaaattccaacaaaccttaatgacgattttgaaacaaatatggtcggaaattaatagtataacaaatatagcctttgtatgaggtcgataaaggatatttgtataatattttcgtaggtagagagaaaacggcggatagcaaaaagcatattaaccggcaaaaagcatatcgcacggttatttttagaatatctaaaaaccgatatactttgtgacgtcatgtaatgaatttcaggttgtttaatgatgttttgaaacacatgatatctgtgatcaattatttgacgaaaaaaaatcttcataagatgttgaaaataaacagtaaataaaatagcaactaatatgttgttattgtctaGGAGACAAtgtaatatctttaaaattccaacaaaccttaatgacgattttgatacaaatattgtcggaaattaataatataacaaatatagcctttgtatgaggtcaatacaggatatatcgacccaaagaagtatatcgacctcggacttcgtcctcagtcaatatacttctttcaggtcaatatatccttgtatcgacctcatacaaaggctatatttgtataatattccACGATACTAATTATAATACGTGCAACTGTTGCATCTTAGGCATTGATGGTGAAATACATTAGTTTTCAATGTTCCAATATTCTGGACACAATTTCACTATTTATGTAagacttctttttttaaaaagttgtaaGTTCTTTCTAGGCGTTAACCAAATGCACCAAGTGTTTGAAATCTATAAAGcagaatgatttaaaaaatttgttCACACAATAATATGCTTTGAAGATATATACCTTTTAGTAGTTCGTTAATGTATGCTTTGTAATAATCTATTCTTCCTTGATCAGTGAGGTCACCACAGTCAGAGAAACCATTCTCTGTAATGTACACGTCTGTACTAGGATATTCTTTTTTAACCCAGTTCATCAATTTTCTCATTCCCCAGGGTACGACTTTGAGCCAACCGGATTTTGctctaatatataaaaatgtcattCATTATTTAAATGTGATAGGCTTGTAGACTGCGGagctaaaatatatatatacagtatagTCTGACCTTGTTTCCTATATCAACCCTGAAATCATTCTTCAAATCATACATGGGAATTTTAAGATGATTACGTATGTCAAATGAATTGAAATCACCATAGCtataatttaatattgatatagACTTAATGGATCATGatctatttctttttcttaCGTTTTCCAATTTGGATCTTCCGATTCATCAGTATCCGGGTCCTGTGCTAAACTTGGCCAGTCATTATGAGGACTGTTGTAAATATACCTTGATGTGTAATGGTTGATACCAATAAAATCAGCTGAACCTGTAATTAACCAAAGACATCTTCTTTTAACAGATTAACAGAATAATAATCATCGACAACAGTAGTACAAGTATGCGTAGTTTGGTGTTTTCAtccaaaaaattaatttgtaaaataaattcaaccTTTCTTTTAAACGGAAATTAATTTGAGACCGCAAGGTCTTATTTAACACAACTTCAAATACAGTTCGTGATCATCCGAGTATAAAAAGGAAGGACATTTTCCAATCGAGCTTTCAAATATAGGCTCTGCattgttattgtcttaattttcaaataatttcatgCATATTAAAGAAGAACGACATAGAACTACAATGTATGACTAACTTTATTCTTTCTTATAGTAATGCAATGTTGCATGATGTTTTACTTTATCTTGTAATAAATTCGTGTACTGTGTAATCCATATGTGTTAAACAGACACCGGCTCTGATCCATGCAGAATGGATTCAGTATATTTACCCTTGATCATTTGTTTCTCCTCTTCTGTAAATACAGGAAGTCGAGACTTTGATAAGTTTTGTAATCTGCTCTTTTCTGCTACTTTTGTCTTCATAATTTCAGGATAGTCTCCATTTACATAAATTGGATGAGCATAAACTCCCAGATCAAATTGCATCTTTCTCTCTGATGCATCTTTATCAGCCTGGTGTGTTGTTTTTGGCTCTTTCCAATCCGTGCTCAATGATATACCTATTTTACCTACGAAATGCATAACACTGATTTATATAcagaaatttataaatcaaaatacgaaaaaaatattaacaattgtaaaaaagaatttactttgtcgtttaaaaaaaaatagctcgTATTTCagtaaaatcgatttttttccttttcgtTTCTTGAAAAGATGGGACATGGTGGATATGGGATATAAATTCATGACTCGAAATAGCGTATACACACTTAACGAAATATAAGGCAATTTGCACTTgattttatttgtgttgttcAACTTAAGACAATGAAACCTATAACATGGATATCATACCTTACATTATTTGCTAGAGACTTTTTATAATgcattttaaattgtattaatatataaatgtatgagGTAACAAAGGAATCACTCAAAACTGTCATAATTTGTTGTACAATCTCataacaaatacatgaataattCAAACATTTAGACAATTACGTGAAGATATGTGGAGGACAACTTTAAAAGtacaaataggaaaaaaaatcaattggagtaacagttttgattaaaaaaaaagaataaacggTTTAGTTAACCCGAGAAGATATTTGGTTaactttctttttattaatttagacatctttcaaatttcttttttcaccaatttttctgaaaatatatcttttcgttataaagataaaaaagaaagtagaaatttatattttcgaGGCGTCTTTTTATGTATAAGTTCCTAAACTTTTTTAAGAAACTGCATTGTGTTATTGAAGGATCAACGAAACAAAATAGACCATAAACATACTCGCAAAACTAGATCGGTTCAGTAAGCCTATGACATATatggaaacaagaatgtgtccacagtacacggatgccatatccgcactatcattttctatgttcagttgaccgtgaaatgagggaaaatctctaatttggccgtaaaattagaaatatcatgtCATATGGAACAAGTATACA is a genomic window of Mytilus trossulus isolate FHL-02 unplaced genomic scaffold, PNRI_Mtr1.1.1.hap1 h1tg000125l___fragment_2___debris__unscaffolded, whole genome shotgun sequence containing:
- the LOC134700156 gene encoding lactase/phlorizin hydrolase-like; translation: MILRVFAFIFLLRNGYSKDLPIKDEFYYGDFPSDFKWGAATAAYQIEGGWQDDGRGPSIWDTFLHKCNANKCQNGDIAADSYHKYKEDVQLLKSLGVDFYRFSISWSRVFPDGTPSSRNAAGIQYYHNVIDELIKYNIEPMVTLYHWDLPQTINDKGGWENDTIVDYFNDYAREMFREYGDKVKGWITLNEPGVVSWLGYGTAVFAPAVYKPATGPYVVNHNLIRAHAKAYRTYRKEFYATQKGKIGISLSTDWKEPKTTHQADKDASERKMQFDLGVYAHPIYVNGDYPEIMKTKVAEKSRLQNLSKSRLPVFTEEEKQMIKGSADFIGINHYTSRYIYNSPHNDWPSLAQDPDTDESEDPNWKTAKSGWLKVVPWGMRKLMNWVKKEYPSTDVYITENGFSDCGDLTDQGRIDYYKAYINELLKAIKLDGCTNIKRYTAWSLMDNLEWRAGYSEKFGLFKVDYERSDRPRIPKASAHFYTDLVKYNGFPRNWDMRYVRQDLVDRDSFMHGTFENDFAWGAATSAYQIEGGWNEDGKGPSIWDVYSHAGRIVNKQTGDVACDSYHKYKEDVQMLKSLGVSHYRFSLSWSRIMADGTLATVNQKGIDYYNNLINELLANNIEPMVTLYHWDLPQGLQDKGGFKDEAIIEYFNDYARLCFSMFGDRVKLWITFNEPFVVSWLGHGIGVMAPGISEPGSTVYTVTHNIIRSHVKAYHTYNDHFRSHFNGKVGITLDCDWKEPREDTLWDRAAAERALQFKLGWFANPIFGNGDYPAVMKRTIKSKSMKQGLLTSRLPEFTDEELKQNKGAADFIGINHYTTNLVSQKEQSVEEPHYERDQDIDVSYSSCWRESQSGWLRGNPWGIRRLLKWVKDRYNSPEIYVTENGFSDDGTSLEDNDRIWYYNGYINEMLKAKKEDGVNVKGYMAWSLMDNFEWGSGFTQHFGIFHVDFDTMNRTRTPKKSAATYTQIIKDNGFPYK